One window from the genome of Leishmania panamensis strain MHOM/PA/94/PSC-1 chromosome 13 sequence encodes:
- a CDS encoding hypothetical protein (TriTrypDB/GeneDB-style sysID: LpmP.13.0650), whose product MATLKVTVHEARDLPIMDRATGLADPYVVVKFDDMEHTTDIAHLTRNPVWEHDVRFDTADLLVLQEDPLEIRVYDHDIISRDDIVGMVLLDCNSIIYRANPVMSGWFPLLDSGAGLHGDIRLTIRIKFHAAENPLAPALPERYVRRLDPRVAERSPSLAATAQGGNGSHAQHASSNPRTNETSVSFTMATSASCLNAATTAQSSAEQNPTASFNDPCKAFANSVNVNNNNESVGLSTSSAGHHHHQHRSSLRMSTRARNSSKAQLHVSSHCGSAPDTVADLPSLTGASLNLANNNISATTMNSSAKPVIGPSANLSRYDLSALLVRPSGAITTQMAAVVESPATAAMPLPLPSPALLPFLVEQDLDPLRAARVDHPTLAAEEEGIFVFSVWRLDPAVFRVESTHSMMEELIVKADPEHVRFTNLRSSRSINDARVIQLFKLSGKVRRQLARKVVELQCNAVLGYVEEFDMEPNGIIVRAYGTPCVVSHVKYVDQREMEAFLRGKTRYIQSNIMAAYQAEFPNASITTAPPQSQSPILPPYGVSPIPSNGGGGGNAGGASTPVTPSGTTHSANSVALGNKMPPLLPLPPTTTPSSVLTTAHDHVLPPPISACASQFGTTSQKLQSDQLVVAVSGTSTPLSSIEAAASTTVQSPGAAQETYESATETGDSVGDSAVPPLSLENGCGVAEPSAATPVSTLVGAQSANSTTHHYSPTASTLANSPLCFSLPYSRSFLAHSMDAATLMSAEALVPPPSQQQQQSSSHANLMMRSGPTDTTATTAAASLVPAPALTAPPTAKAVVTAGNTAAGGGSPTRVTISILTVKDLPAGSIHHIGGYICARSVKIVSRVKSRQIISQERDAWWMELREELRANARAFHCNTVLGYEEETQYHEDVVLLSLYGTAVMLDMSAASLRAGPEHLFCWQKQRVASKRNCTLLHLYEGSRRKGGLGFLAGEVSDLLMHHVCTICHNKPVPDVLLAACTLPVELNCEAPPRLVQVAVSKPKPNVKGVELAMAVSQALPFIEFALHKQLLFNLRLQQLNACFSLRVSIVVGHDAIVGMLTGSGCRLAGLPVPRLPRMTVVDPQIAHKESVVRLRDVIALRRRRRNNARISSSSRSTSSTSSSSSSSNRSSRSAAAVQSSAMPGVNGNGPSPAVSATRRRGDGSRDDARDVDSAGTKAPNAALTACFFTTSSSSRTGSSSSAFKRRKRHRRRRRRHRSHGNRGSSPTSHGFSKSSSVTDALLSPASGNESLRSGQSSNTAVAPAQKRRRHRRTRQASTRAAAVAVAAAAAATGARGVMGATSGSQSRGPTSSKSHSPSPSAVMLSSRSYSSSRSSSSSRFSTSSSNTSLHSWVLTESSETDEDVYAPADEWRTTSGGVRTKARDYVVKIDDVEEADMMLGMVDATNFEDGVLLTLPYVPDSANAFDLQERIVLYRRYSRASTFPFAVGGGAGAAVLTGSGNRAVSPGSRATTGESSVLGANVMGGRSAYQSYSGPVPRTAGGGDGMNAGGGTAAAGRMALTTRLLNEYCADAKRAFVHRACRMAMRSGQPLWLRVVNLRVEMMFVPNSAELQLRLEGCLMVVSSAGARHQLLELEDRAFRVCMHYAMESLSGLRQYQQQQQQQHPSQASQSNHGGGSAAGQRATSGNPSPYLRWTPHTPLLSPLVTDVASNNLVTTSSGGHAAAAAARQTPSAQNPSMPQPLAAYATACAAHNHKAHAASLMSDMLAMSSVLATVGSGPAYLDARRLFIASNAPFSMPYVQDITLSPPRVWSGVATAVSEDTAAPVRHISTYAEYRDSRGSRANSLSRRWNTFVRAARQSIKSLVGRATASGTGDRRKRQQKRQWLTSPFVLNPSARAAEENGRSLMLMGGTAGDSSSMAGAARDANYGNPAARLPKDVSQLQILIPVVHFTPLDYIAGRSIVRYLGRLSQHFIREDYETDTGDGLNMFFQRAETEIVCTVQALVRLMGGNALLKHRIVYHEICDSDGSGRAFLFATVTGDVVQVSDTAYWGRHAQQKGGSSRKNGKDITTVDFSDDGDSGGAGSRKE is encoded by the coding sequence atGGCTACATTGAAGGTGACCGTCCATGAAGCGCGTGACCTCCCGATCATGGACCGGGCAACCGGGCTGGCCGACCCCTACGTCGTCGTGAAGTTCGACGACATGGAGCACACCACCGACATTGCGCATCTCACCCGAAACCCGGTCTGGGAGCACGACGTGCGCTTCGATACAGCAGAcctgctcgtgctgcaggaggacCCGCTAGAGATCCGCGTGTACGACCACGACATCATCAGCCGCGACGACATTGTCGgcatggtgctgctggactgCAACAGCATCATCTACCGCGCCAATCCAGTCATGTCAGGGTGGTTCCCGCTCCTCGACTCTGGCGCCGGCCTACACGGCGATATTCGCCTTACCATCCGCATTAAGTTCCATGCCGCCGAAAACccgctggcgccggcgctACCAGAGCGCTACGTGCGCCGGCTTGACCCCCGCGTCGCCGAGCGCTCGCCGTCACTGGCGGCCACCGCACAAGGTGGCAACGGCAGTCACGCCCAACACGCGAGCAGCAACCCCCGCACGAATGAGACCAGCGTGAGCTTCACAATGGCTACTTCGGCGTCTTGCCTCAACGCAGCGACAAcggcgcagagcagcgctgagCAGAACCCAACGGCCTCCTTCAATGATCCCTGCAAAGCCTTTGCCAACAGCGTCAACgtaaacaacaacaacgagagcGTCGGCCTTTCGACTTCCAGCgctggccaccaccaccaccagcaccgatCGTCGTTACGGATGTCCACACGCGCGCGGAACTCGTCtaaggcgcagctgcacgtcTCCTcccactgcggcagcgcgcctGACACGGTCGCAGACCTACCATCCCTCACCGGCGCAAGCCTCAACTTAGCGAACAACAAcatcagcgccaccaccatgAACAGCTCCGCCAAGCCGGTGATCGGCCCCAGCGCAAACTTGTCTCGCTACGATCTGTCCGCCCTGCTTGTCAGGCCATCCGGCGCCATCACAACACagatggcagcagtggtagAGAGTCCTGCGACGgctgcgatgccgctgcctcttccctcaccgGCACTGCTTCCCTTCCTGGTGGAACAGGACTTGGACCCGCTGCGGGCGGCCCGTGTAGATCACCCGACGCTGGcagcggaagaagagggTATATTCGTGTTTAGCGTCTGGCGACTTGATCCGGCGGTGTTTCGCGTGGAGTCGACGCACAGCATGATGGAGGAGCTCATCGTCAAGGCCGACCCCGAGCACGTGCGTTTCACAAacctgcgcagcagccgcagcatcaACGACGCCCGTGTTATTCAGCTCTTCAAGCTCAGCGGCAAGGTGCGCCGGCAACTAGCGCGCAAGGTGGTCGAGCTGCAGTGCAACGCGGTACTTGGCTACGTGGAGGAGTTCGACATGGAGCCGAACGGAATTATCGTTCGAGCGTACGGCACGCCGTGTGTGGTGTCGCACGTGAAGTACGTGGACCAGCGCGAGATGGAGGCGTTTCTGCGCGGCAAGACGCGCTACATCCAGTCCAACATTATGGCAGCATATCAGGCGGAGTTCCCCAATGCGTCGATCACtacagcgccaccgcagtcgcAGAGCCCCATACTGCCGCCGTACGGCGTGTCACCAATCCCGAGCaacggaggtggcggcgggaACGCCGGCGGCGCCTCCACCCCGGTTACCCCATCGGGGACGACTCACTCAGCGAACTCCGTCGCACTGGGCAACAAGatgccgcctctgctgccgcttccgccAACgaccaccccctcctccgttcTCACGACCGCGCACGATCAtgtgctgcctcctcccatcTCGGCCTGCGCCTCACAGTTCGGCACTACGTCACAGAAGCTGCAGTCTGACCAGCTCGTGGTCGCGGTGTCAGGGACAAGTACACCGCTCTCGAGCATAGAGGCGGCTGCATCGACAACAGTCCAGTCGCCGGGAGCAGCACAAGAAACGTACGAGAGCGCCACGGAGACAGGAGACAGCGTCGGTGActcagcagtgccgccgctgtcactCGAGAATGGGTGTGGTGTGGCGGAGCCCAGCGCAGCTACGCCGGTTTCCACTCTAGTTGGCGCGCAGAGTGCCAACTCCACAACGCACCACTACTCACCGACGGCCTCCACCCTCGCCAACAGTCCTCTGTGCTTCTCCCTGCCCTACAGCCGCAGCTTCTTGGCGCACTCTATGGACGCCGCTACACTCATGTCCGCTGAAGCGCtcgtgccgccgccatcgcagcagcagcagcagtcgtcGTCCCATGCGAACCTGATGATGCGAAGCGGCCCAACCGACACCACGGCGACGACTGCCGCAGCCAGCCTGGTTCCCGCACCAGCGCTAACTGCGCCACCGACCGCGAAAGCTGTTGTCACTGCGGGCAACACCGCGGCTGGTGGCGGCTCGCCAACGCGGGTCACGATATCGATACTCACCGTCAAGGACCTTCCGGCCGGCTCCATTCACCACATCGGCGGCTACATCTGCGCCCGCTCGGTGAAGATTGTCTCGCGTGTCAAGTCACGGCAAATAATCTCGCAGGAGCGCGATGCGTGGTGgatggagctgcgcgaggaaCTGCGCGCCAACGCCCGGGCATTTCACTGCAACACCGTGCTAGGCTACGAAGAGGAGACGCAATATCACGAAGACGTCGTTCTGCTTTCCTTGTATGGTACGGCGGTGATGCTCGACATGTCCGCCGCATCACTGCGCGCTGGCCCCGAGCACCTGTTTTGCTGGCAGAAGCAGCGTGTGGCGTCTAAGCGCAATTGTACTCTTCTGCACCTCTATGAAGGATCGCGTCGGAAGGGCGGCCTGGGCTTCCTCGCCGGCGAAGTCAGCGATCTCCTCATGCACCACGTCTGTACCATCTGCCACAACAAGCCCGTTCCGGACGTGCTGCTAGCTGCGTGCACGCTGCCCGTCGAGCTGAACTGCGAGGCACCACCGCGGCTAGTGCAGGTGGCCGTGTCAAAGCCAAAGCCAAACGTGAAGGGGGTCGAGCTCGCCATGGCAGTGTCGCAGGCACTTCCCTTCATTGAGTTTGCCCTGCACAAGCAGCTCCTCTTTAACCTACGCCTACAGCAGCTGAAcgcgtgcttctctctccgagTCTCCATCGTTGTCGGGCACGACGCCATTGTCGGCATGCTGACAGGATCAGGCTGTCGCTTGGCAGGCCTGCCcgtgccgcggctgcctcgtATGACCGTGGTGGACCCGCAAATCGCGCACAAGGAAAGTGTGGTGAGGCTTCGCGACGTGATCGCCTtacgccggcgccgccgcaacaACGCACGTATCAGTAGCAGCAGTCGGAGCACCTCTTCaacctcgtcttcctcttcctccagcaACCGCTCTTCGAggtccgccgctgcggtgcagtCGTCTGCGATGCCAGGCGTCAACGGGAATGGGCCGTCGCCAGCGGTGTCAGCAACGAGGCGACGAGGTGATGGGTCTAGAGACGATGCTCGTGACGTCGACTCGGCTGGCACGAAGGCGCCCAACGCCGCCCTCACCGCTTGCTTTTTCACCACATCGTCATCCTCACGTACcggctcctcttcctccgcatTCAAGCGGCGTAAGCGGCATCGCCGTCGACGTCGGCGCCATCGTAGTCATGGCAACCGCGGATCGTCACCGACGTCGCATGGCTTCTCGAAGTCCTCCTCGGTGACAGACGCGCTTCTGTCGCCGGCGTCGGGAAATGAgtcgctgcgcagcggccagagcagcaacaccgcAGTCGCACCGGCTCAGAAACGGCGCCGACACCGTCGCACGCGGCAGGCGAGCACGagggccgccgctgtcgctgtcgcagcagcagcagcagcaactggcGCTAGAGGGGTAATGGGCGCCACCTCTGGCTCTCAGTCACGAGGGCCCACGTCGTCGAAGTCAcactcgccctccccctctgcagTGATGTTATCGTCGCGATCGTACAGCTCCTCCCGCTCCTCGTCCAGCAGCCGTTTCAGTACGTCATCCTCTAACACGTCTCTGCATTCGTGGGTGCTGACGGAGTCGAGTGAGACGGACGAAGATGTCTACGCACCCGCCGATGAATGGCGCAcaaccagcggcggcgtccgcACAAAGGCGCGCGACTATGTGGTCAAGATCGACGatgtcgaggaggcggacaTGATGTTGGGCATGGTGGACGCTACAAACTTCGAGGATGGGGTGCTGCTCACGCTGCCGTACGTGCCGGACAGCGCGAACGCCTTCGACTTGCAGGAACGCATCGTGCTGTATCGGCGCTACTCGCGTGCGTCAACCTTTCCGTTTGCcgttggcggtggcgctggggCAGCCGTGCTGACAGGCAGTGGGAATAGGGCCGTCAGTCCTGGCTCCCGTGCCACCACTGGGGAAAGCAGTGTTCTTGGAGCCAACGTGATGGGCGGCAGAAGTGCTTACCAAAGCTACAGTGGCCCCGTACCCAGGACAGCcggtggaggagacggcATGAACGCCGGTGGTGggacagccgcagcaggtcGCATGGCGCTCACCACGCGGCTTCTTAATGAGTACTGCGCGGACGCCAAGCGCGCCTTTGTGCATAGGGCCTGTCGTATGGCGATGCGCAGCGGGCagccgctgtggctgcgtGTTGTGAACCTGCGAGTGGAGATGATGTTCGTGCCGAACAGCGCTgaactgcagctgcgactCGAGGGCTGTCTAATGGTGGTCAGTAGTGCTGGCGCGAGGCATCAGCTTCTTGAGCTCGAAGATCGCGCCTTTCGCGTGTGCATGCATTACGCGATGGAGTCGCTGTCGGGTCTACGGCagtaccagcagcagcagcagcagcagcatccaaGTCAGGCAAGTCAGAGCaaccacggcggcggctccgcCGCGGGACAGCGGGCCACTTCTGGCAACCCCTCACCCTACCTGCGGTGGACACCTCATACGCCCCTGCTTTCTCCTCTGGTGACGGACGTCGCCAGTAACAACCTCGTCACTACCTCGTCGGGCgggcacgcagcagctgctgcagcacggcagACGCCGTCGGCGCAGAACCCGTCCATGCCGCAGCCACTGGCAGCCTATGCgactgcgtgcgcagcgcacaaCCACAAGGCTCATGCGGCGAGTTTGATGAGCGACATGTTAGCGATGAGTTCCGTGCTAGCGACGGTTGGCTCTGGACCGGCGTACCTCGACGCGCGGCGACTGTTCATCGCCAGTAACGCGCCTTTCTCCATGCCGTATGTGCAGGACATcaccctgtcaccgccgcgcGTGTGGAGtggcgtcgccaccgccgtctcgGAGGACACCGCCGCCCCAGTGCGGCATATCTCGACCTACGCCGAGTACCGAGATAGTCGCGGCTCGCGTGCAAACTCGCTGTCGCGGCGCTGGAACACCTTTGTCCGCGCAGCCAGACAGTCCATCAAGAGCCTCGTCGGCCGTGCCACCGCCAGTGGCACGGGAGATCGGcgaaagcggcagcagaagcgacAGTGGCTGACCTCGCCCTTTGTGTTGAATCCCTCGGCTAGGGCAGCTGAGGAGAATGGCAGGTCACTCATGCTAATGGGTGGCACCGCTGGCGACTCATCCTCCATGGCTGGGGCTGCACGCGACGCCAACTACGGCAACCCCGCAGCGCGCCTACCGAAGGATGTATCGCAGCTGCAGATTCTCATCCCTGTGGTGCACTTCACCCCGCTCGACTACATTGCCGGCCGCTCCATCGTGCGCTACCTCGGCCGCCTCTCACAGCACTTCATCCGCGAAGACTATGAAACCGATACCGGCGACGGCCTCAACATGTTTTTTCAGCGTGCCGAGACAGAGATTGTGTGCACCGTGCAAGCCCTTGTGCGGCTGATGGGTGGCAACGCGCTACTGAAGCACCGCATCGTGTACCACGAGATCTGCGACTCGGACGGCTCTGGCAGGGCCTTCCTGTTCGCCACCGTCACGGGGGATGTGGTGCAGGTGAGTGACACCGCCTATTGGGGaaggcacgcgcagcagaagGGCGGAAGCTCGCGAAAGAACGGGAAGGACATCACCACAGTCGACTTCTCCGATGACGGTGatagcggcggcgccggcagtcGGAAGGAATGA
- a CDS encoding hypothetical protein (TriTrypDB/GeneDB-style sysID: LpmP.13.0660) — protein MFCSDTLCDTTPAVIHFINGISTACTSPSSGGSALQDGHCEQTPLPVMGHIFLTSLLCVSRLARKRQLLLQSVQLPASPPTASATPSVEEITAQSMDQPPSATAAGNTTFVRLVLSLLGQTMTKRAAPAPRASAPGDGNASPQAAPLPWWPATSAPRQSTQDVVYVVQCVGGESDGAGDNAGLCQAHVPSGGHAPVTSSTTANCRIILRSSPVPIFSSEMMAELALDAEQCASVASRTGYGSRAPGTDSSEDVDAEAVADSCVARALEVFDSCVRHHEEACLRQISKLGDLLEQLLERPAAEVHSAGEVASKGAPSATTTSDISQLGSCVSQLYEWTIDVPIYGVVLCVKDTHATRLERVHRLTTPLLQAATGCGDAAGGPLGPVTQTLAKLHTWCAASTTTASSTSSTSLGTPSCTPAIRTLTRSHVTELRRFVAGHFEKPQTAAARPLGPANPATVSYGASLASATPACIVHCQLGVSRSPSVVMLFYMDVFAPQLRAALSAAAAPLSIFDGLLSALVQARPQVRPNVCFAAQLLSLWKQWMRSGTPVGPAGVM, from the coding sequence ATGTTTTGCTCCGACACACTCTGCGACACGACCCCGGCTGTCATCCATTTCATCAACGGCATCTCCACTGCGTGTACAtcgcccagcagcggcggtagcgCACTACAAGATGGACACTGCGAACAGACTCCCCTGCCTGTCATGGGTCATATTTTTCTCACGAgtcttctctgtgtctcgAGGCTAGCGCGCAAGCGCCAGCTTCTCCTGCAAAGCGTTCAGCTGCCAGCCTCGCCGCCGACAGCGTCTGCAACGCCGTCGGTGGAAGAGATCACGGCGCAGTCAATGGACCAGCCCCcgtcagcaacagcagcgggcAATACAACCTTTGTGCGCCTGGTGCTTTCGCTCCTTGGACAAACAATGACAAAGCGGGCCGCCCCGGCGCCACGCGCCTCGGCCCCAGGCGATGGCAATGCCTCTCCGCAAgccgcgccactgccgtGGTGGCCCGCAACCTCTGCACCTCGTCAGAGCACGCAAGACGTCGTGTACGTTGTTCAGTGCGTGGGGGGCGAaagcgacggtgctggcgacAACGCCGGGCTCTGTCAGGCACATGTGCCCAGTGGGGGTCATGCACCCGTAACATCCAGCACAACCGCCAACTGTCGCATCATCTTGCGTTCGAGTCCGGTGCCCATATTTTCCTCAGAGATGATGGCTGAGTTGGCGCTGGACGCTGAGCAGTGCGCGTCTGTCGCATCGAGGACCGGTTACGGCAGCAGAGCGCCGGGCACCGACAGCAGTGAGGATGTGGATGCCGAAGCTGTCGCTGACTCGTGTGTTGCGCGTGCCTTAGAAGTTTTCGACTCGTGCGTGCGCCACCACGAGGAGGCCTGTCTGCGTCAGATTTCTAAGCTAGGAGACTTGCTGGAGCAGCTTCTTGAGAGGCCTGCTGCCGAAGTGCACAGCGCTGGCGAGGTGGCTAGTAAAGGCGCAccctctgccaccaccaccagtgACATCTCTCAGCTTGGGAGTTGTGTCTCGCAGCTCTATGAGTGGACCATAGACGTCCCTATCTACGGTGTAGTTCTCTGCGTCAAGGACACACATGCCACTCGGCTGGAGCGCGTGCACCGCCTCACCACACCTCTGCTTCAGGCGGCGACCGGCTGCGGTGATGCAGCAGGCGGACCTCTCGGCCCCGTAACGCAGACCCTTGCCAAGCTGCATACCTGGTGTGCTGCATCAACAACAACGGCGTCGTCGACCTCAAGTACGTCCCTCGGCACCCCTTCTTGCACCCCCGCAATACGAACTCTCACACGCTCGCACGTGACGGAGTTGCGCCGATTTGTGGCAGGCCACTTCGAGAAGCCtcagacggcagcggcgcgtccGCTAGGGCCAGCCAACCCCGCCACCGTGAGTTACGGCGCTTCGCTGGCTTCGGCCACTCCTGCTTGCATCGTGCACTGCCAACTCGGTGTGTCACGTAGTCCCAGTGTAGTGATGCTCTTCTACATGGACGTGTTCGCGCCACAGCTGCGTGCGGCTCtctcagccgcagcagcgcccctCAGCATTTTTGACGGCCTGCTGAGTGCGTTGGTGCAGGCGCGTCCTCAAGTCCGCCCAAATGTGTGCTTTGCCGCGCAGCTTCTTTCGCTGTGGAAGCAGTGGATGCGGTCCGGCACACCCGTCGGCCCCGCTGGTGTCATGtag
- a CDS encoding protein kinase, putative (TriTrypDB/GeneDB-style sysID: LpmP.13.0670), with amino-acid sequence MAQPKSLSTILRHPLASKRCMMVFNQNGEETMELFELLSRYEAVGPIGQGSYGYVCSARDNDLVERFQVKPPEEYEDDSLTPEERDEIYDTNTLVAVKKLHQLFESNQSRMWLCATREIQLMMTFQHDNVMSATDFFIPLGEVDMMTYHSILQLQLTFDSVYVVMKKMDYTLREVLDSTTVTAAELAPAYETWMRRVKMLIAKCNEEKAEAARAESSGQAPHLKANPGAQEEDQAVAKPHKGTGQSSRQGTEDGGDETGAAAPTSSDHPGAATSAAPTGDHDASLVKTAAEDGIEEKKGGSDNAEGVPVCCPLTTVALHSLTRDYRKFILYQIFRGVGYLHLCPVIHRDLKPENIMLDRSYGTRITDFGQGRDVGLNATADYVQTVLDNCTQWYAAPETLTVAINSTMGFMDHDSFHGVDVWSIGCIAAEMLIGRPLFYTTSMGGKYQLLSIFRVLGQPSASAIESIAEYRDKETRELFINSIKKLVKTAPPPCTITPTLAELLRSPYGDEDEDEVGLIIDCLRWDPRERITIQAALHNAFFTKDGYDPVIDPDDTVKRAPSVRPEDISEPVSGRAFLWNLFLQRHPEVKELWNSLVAKHEEELEEPKAPKAEDP; translated from the coding sequence ATGGCACAACCGAAGTCCTTGAGCACCATCCTGCGACACCCGCTCGCTTCGAAGCGGTGCATGATGGTGTTCAATCAGAACGGTGAAGAGACGATGGAGCTGTTCGAGCTGCTCTCCCGCTACGAGGCTGTCGGCCCAATCGGCCAGGGAAGCTACGGCTATGTCTGCTCCGCGCGTGACAACGACCTTGTAGAGAGGTTCCAGGTAAAGCCACCGGAGGAGTACGAGGACGACTCGCTCACGCCGGAGGAGCGAGATGAGATTTACGATACCAACaccctcgtcgccgtcaagaagctgcaccagctcttCGAAAGCAATCAGTCGCGCATGTGGTTGTGCGCCACTCGGGAAATTCAGCTAATGATGACGTTTCAGCACGACAACGTCATGTCGGCAACCGATTTCTTCATTCCTCTCGGCGAGGTGGATATGATGACCTATCATTCgatcctgcagctgcagctcaccTTTGATAGCGTCTACGTTGTTATGAAAAAAATGGACTACACACTACGCGAGGTACTCGACTCCACCACAGTGACGGCGGCTGAGTTGGCGCCGGCGTACGAGACGTGGATGCGACGTGTGAAAATGCTGATCGCTAAGTGCaacgaggagaaggcagaggccGCTCGCGCCGAGTCCTCTGGGCAGGCGCCACACCTGAAGGCAAACCCCGGAGCACAAGAGGAGGACCAGGCAGTGGCCAAGCCGCACAAGGGCACTGGGCAAAGCAGTAGACAAGGCACAGAGGATGGTGGGGACGAgaccggcgctgctgccccgaCGTCATCAGACCACCCAGGCGCAGCTACCTCCGCAGCGCCAACGGGCGATCATGACGCCTCTCTCGTCAAGACCGCAGCTGAGGACGGTatagaggagaagaagggtggCAGCGACAACGCAGAAGGCGTTCCTGTCTGTTGCCCGCTGACGACGGTCGCGCTCCACTCCCTTACCCGCGATTACCGAAAGTTTATCCTGTATCAGATCTTCCGCGGCGTCGGCTACCTTCATCTGTGCCCGGTAATTCACCGAGACTTAAAACCAGAGAACATCATGCTCGACCGCAGCTACGGCACCCGTATCACCGACTTCGGCCAGGGCCGCGATGTCGGGCTCAACGCGACTGCCGACTACGTGCAGACAGTGCTGGACAACTGTACTCAATGGTACGCGGCGCCGGAGACGCTGACGGTCGCCATCAACAGCACAATGGGCTTCATGGACCACGATAGCTTCCACGGCGTCGATGTGTGGTCCATCGGATGCATTGCGGCTGAAATGTTGATTGGCCGCCCCCTCTTTTACACCACCTCTATGGGCGGCAAGTACCAGCTGCTGAGCATTTTCCGTGTGCTGGGTCAGCCATCTGCGAGCGCCATCGAGTCTATCGCTGAGTATCGAGACAAGGAGACGAGGGAGCTCTTCATTAATTCCATCAAAAAATTAGTGaagacagcgccgccgccatgcACCATCACGCCAACGCTAGCGGAGCTCCTGCGGAGCCCTtacggcgacgaggacgaggatgaggtgGGTCTCATCATCGACTGTCTGCGCTGGGACCCGCGGGAGCGCATCACAAtccaggcggcgctgcataACGCGTTCTTCACTAAAGACGGGTACGACCCGGTGATTGACCCGGACGACACTGTGAAGCGCGCGCCTTCGGTGCGACCCGAGGACATATCGGAGCCGGTGAGCGGGCGAGCGTTCCTGTGGAACCTCTTTCTCCAGCGTCATccagaggtgaaggagctgTGGAACTCCCTTGTGGCaaagcacgaggaggagctggaggagccgAAGGCGCCGAAGGCAGAAGATCCCTAG